A genomic stretch from Candidatus Hydrogenedentota bacterium includes:
- a CDS encoding VCBS repeat-containing protein yields MLSKTWQVGPNPNDIAIADLNGDGLPDIITADRGELHDPREERPANDELSILMADKAFEYTRRHPSLKAGSAPYAIAIANVDNLKWPDIITVNFLASRQRHISVFLNLKDEDVFSPFEFKIPETGMDYLCHRDGEGIPLFTVPGLTSVLVRDLNGDGLRDLLATGWSSDIILFMAGHSETIFASPQYIPVSGGPCAMALSDLDGDGIPDLVVTLYTTGEIALFRGTGKGGFIPMTRFKTRGELPTTVVVEDMNNDGKPDIVTSHAHTDDSIVIFYGDGPFSYSMSQELMLGKDRNTLEHEIRAIAVADLNGNGRKDIVAACHASGNVVVLLNTSTDSSARQQFRTETYAFNPGKPRTLKIADLDNDGHPDIAVALWSTNSVALMRNLR; encoded by the coding sequence GTGCTCTCAAAAACCTGGCAAGTGGGGCCCAATCCAAATGACATTGCCATAGCCGATTTAAATGGAGATGGGCTGCCCGACATCATCACAGCTGATCGCGGTGAACTTCACGATCCCCGCGAAGAAAGGCCCGCCAATGATGAATTGTCCATACTCATGGCAGATAAAGCTTTCGAATATACGAGGCGGCATCCCTCACTGAAAGCGGGCAGCGCCCCTTATGCCATTGCCATTGCCAATGTGGACAATTTGAAATGGCCTGATATTATAACGGTCAACTTTCTCGCCTCACGTCAACGGCATATTTCTGTCTTTTTAAATCTCAAAGATGAAGATGTCTTTTCACCCTTCGAGTTTAAAATCCCGGAGACAGGAATGGATTATCTGTGCCATCGCGACGGAGAAGGGATTCCCCTATTCACCGTGCCGGGACTGACTTCCGTCTTAGTCCGCGATTTAAACGGAGATGGGTTACGCGATTTATTGGCTACCGGCTGGAGCAGCGACATTATCTTGTTCATGGCGGGGCATAGCGAAACGATCTTCGCTTCCCCCCAATATATTCCTGTTTCCGGCGGCCCTTGTGCCATGGCCTTATCGGATCTGGACGGAGACGGCATTCCCGACCTCGTCGTAACCCTTTACACGACGGGAGAAATCGCTTTATTTCGCGGAACAGGCAAAGGCGGGTTTATCCCCATGACCCGTTTCAAAACGCGCGGCGAATTGCCGACTACGGTGGTTGTGGAAGACATGAATAACGACGGCAAACCGGACATCGTAACAAGCCACGCCCACACAGACGACTCCATTGTCATCTTTTATGGAGACGGTCCTTTCTCCTACTCTATGTCGCAAGAATTGATGCTTGGAAAAGACCGCAACACCCTCGAACATGAAATACGGGCTATTGCTGTGGCCGACTTAAACGGAAACGGCAGAAAGGATATCGTCGCCGCTTGTCATGCCTCGGGCAATGTGGTGGTGTTATTGAACACGTCGACAGACAGCTCAGCCAGACAGCAATTCCGCACAGAGACCTATGCCTTTAATCCTGGTAAACCACGAACCTTAAAAATCGCCGATTTGGATAATGACGGACATCCCGATATTGCCGTAGCGCTATGGTCCACCAACAGCGTGGCGCTCATGCGTAATCTTCGCTAA
- the pdxA gene encoding 4-hydroxythreonine-4-phosphate dehydrogenase PdxA, which yields MQQDKKPVLIRPILGLTMGDPNGIGPEILAKALSSRNWQDCCLPLVIGDKAALENAGRTIRSMPPLYEITDVKEIDLSSPAVPIMNAGAPAPAIQPGVLDPEASRSAAVWIEKAARLAMAGQIHGVVTCPVNKEGLLRSGSKFPGHTPMLQSIAGVEHCHMSLFHERLRIVHISAHLSMAEAVAAVKKDLVLQAIEMGYDTLCRLGFPHPRLVLAGLNPHAGEGGAFGREEIDEIRPAAMEARNRGIDCAGPLAPDTVFNRAYNGEFDLVIAMYHDQGHIPFKLVAMDDGVHVTLGLPFIRTSPDHGTAYDIAGTGRARENSLCAAMNLTAQWAATRMKEK from the coding sequence ATGCAACAGGATAAGAAACCGGTTTTAATTCGGCCTATACTTGGCCTGACTATGGGTGATCCCAACGGCATTGGCCCGGAAATATTGGCCAAAGCTTTATCGTCTCGAAACTGGCAAGACTGCTGTCTGCCTCTGGTGATCGGCGATAAGGCGGCTCTGGAAAATGCGGGCAGAACAATACGTTCCATGCCGCCCCTCTACGAGATTACCGACGTCAAAGAAATTGATTTGTCTTCTCCCGCTGTACCCATCATGAATGCAGGCGCTCCCGCTCCCGCAATCCAGCCGGGCGTACTGGATCCGGAAGCGTCGCGCTCAGCGGCAGTGTGGATTGAAAAAGCCGCGCGCCTCGCCATGGCAGGACAAATCCACGGCGTCGTAACCTGTCCGGTCAACAAAGAGGGACTCCTTCGTTCCGGCTCTAAATTTCCCGGCCACACGCCCATGCTTCAATCCATTGCCGGCGTAGAGCATTGCCACATGAGTCTTTTCCATGAACGCCTTCGCATTGTCCATATTTCCGCCCATCTATCCATGGCGGAAGCGGTGGCGGCCGTTAAAAAAGATCTGGTCCTTCAAGCCATTGAAATGGGATATGACACCCTATGCCGATTGGGCTTTCCCCATCCCCGTCTGGTGCTGGCAGGCTTGAATCCCCATGCCGGAGAAGGCGGTGCTTTCGGCCGCGAAGAGATCGATGAAATCCGACCGGCCGCCATGGAAGCCAGAAACCGCGGTATCGATTGTGCAGGACCCCTTGCGCCCGACACCGTATTTAATCGCGCGTATAATGGAGAGTTCGATCTGGTCATCGCTATGTATCATGATCAGGGACATATTCCTTTCAAATTGGTTGCCATGGATGATGGTGTCCATGTGACCTTGGGGCTGCCCTTTATCCGCACCTCACCGGATCACGGAACAGCCTATGATATTGCTGGAACAGGACGAGCCCGAGAAAACAGCCTGTGTGCCGCCATGAACCTGACGGCACAGTGGGCAGCGACGCGGATGAAAGAGAAATAA
- a CDS encoding YggS family pyridoxal phosphate-dependent enzyme — protein MRERLLYNLNQIQGKITEAAVRGGRDASTVKLVAITKTVSVDEIQVLYDLGLRHFGENRLASAQPKVDALPKDIFWHYIAPIQTRKAGDVVTLFSVADAVDRVKVAENLQRRCEQHDKSLEILIEVNVSGEASKHGFTVAEVPEALKEMGAFDRLRVKGLMTMAPFDAPEQVLRSCFRSLKELTQSSGLPECSMGMSNDYEIAVEEGATQVRIGQALFI, from the coding sequence ATGCGTGAACGATTGTTGTATAATCTAAATCAAATTCAGGGAAAAATTACGGAGGCAGCAGTCCGCGGCGGGCGTGATGCGTCAACAGTCAAGCTGGTCGCCATAACCAAAACGGTGTCTGTCGATGAAATACAAGTCCTCTATGATTTAGGCTTACGCCACTTTGGAGAGAATCGCTTAGCCTCGGCACAACCAAAAGTTGATGCGCTGCCCAAGGATATCTTCTGGCACTATATAGCGCCTATACAAACACGCAAGGCAGGCGATGTGGTCACCCTATTTTCTGTTGCTGATGCCGTTGACCGCGTGAAAGTTGCAGAGAATCTGCAACGACGCTGTGAACAACACGATAAAAGTTTAGAAATACTGATTGAAGTGAATGTCAGCGGAGAAGCGTCGAAGCATGGCTTCACGGTTGCGGAAGTGCCCGAAGCGCTCAAGGAGATGGGCGCTTTTGATCGCCTGCGGGTCAAAGGCTTGATGACGATGGCTCCCTTTGATGCGCCGGAACAGGTACTTCGTTCTTGTTTTCGCAGCTTGAAGGAATTGACACAATCGTCAGGCTTGCCGGAATGCAGCATGGGAATGAGTAACGATTATGAAATAGCCGTCGAGGAAGGTGCCACACAAGTGCGGATTGGGCAAGCTTTATTTATATAA
- a CDS encoding FprA family A-type flavoprotein, with protein sequence MKSRQICDRVSLIGAVDWNRRLFDSLIPLPDGTSYNAYLVKGSEKTVLIDAVDPPMASVLMRQLEPVEQVDYFISQHAEQDHAGVIPEVLNKYPNAILLCTPKAKDLLLDHLDISEERIRTVADGEELSLGDRTLKFIHTPWVHWPETMCTYLPEDKILFSCDLFGSHLATSRLYAGDDPYVVVAAKRYYAEIMMPFRKIIATHLTKLSAYDYNCIAPSHGPLYDNPDLILNAYKEWISDAVANKVVIPYISMHGSTEIMVNYLVSILAEYGIEVQPFDLTVTDIGNLAMALVDAATIVIGTPTVHFGPHPNVYAATHLANMLKPKLRYAAIIGSYGWGTKAIEQIAALIPNLKVEVLDSVMCKGVPRKEALAHLDALAAAINEKHQQLD encoded by the coding sequence ATGAAATCGCGACAGATCTGTGATCGTGTAAGTTTGATAGGGGCTGTGGATTGGAACCGCCGGCTTTTTGACTCGCTGATTCCTTTGCCCGATGGCACCAGCTATAACGCCTATCTTGTCAAGGGATCCGAGAAAACCGTTTTAATTGATGCCGTCGATCCGCCGATGGCTTCGGTGCTGATGCGCCAGCTTGAACCTGTTGAACAAGTTGATTATTTCATATCACAGCACGCCGAACAGGATCATGCGGGCGTGATACCGGAAGTTTTAAACAAATATCCCAATGCCATTTTATTGTGTACGCCCAAAGCGAAAGACTTGCTCTTGGATCATCTGGACATTTCCGAAGAACGTATCCGAACCGTTGCTGACGGAGAAGAACTTTCTCTAGGCGATCGAACACTCAAGTTTATTCATACACCTTGGGTACATTGGCCGGAAACAATGTGCACCTATCTGCCTGAGGATAAGATTTTATTCTCCTGTGACCTTTTCGGTTCTCATCTCGCCACTTCACGCTTGTATGCCGGTGACGATCCCTATGTGGTGGTGGCGGCAAAACGTTACTATGCAGAAATCATGATGCCTTTCCGAAAAATCATTGCCACCCATCTCACCAAATTGAGCGCCTATGATTACAACTGTATCGCGCCCAGTCATGGTCCCTTGTATGACAATCCCGACCTGATTCTAAATGCGTACAAAGAATGGATTTCTGACGCTGTCGCCAACAAAGTGGTTATCCCCTATATTTCGATGCACGGCAGCACGGAAATCATGGTCAACTATTTGGTTTCCATTCTGGCTGAATACGGTATTGAAGTCCAACCTTTTGACTTGACCGTTACCGACATAGGTAATCTTGCCATGGCACTGGTGGATGCAGCAACGATCGTTATCGGCACGCCCACCGTTCATTTTGGACCCCATCCCAATGTTTACGCGGCCACCCACCTTGCCAACATGCTGAAGCCAAAGCTGCGCTATGCCGCCATTATCGGGTCTTATGGATGGGGGACGAAAGCAATTGAACAGATTGCTGCGCTCATCCCCAATCTTAAGGTAGAAGTGCTTGACTCGGTCATGTGCAAAGGAGTGCCCAGAAAAGAAGCGTTGGCGCATCTTGATGCCTTGGCAGCGGCGATCAATGAAAAGCATCAGCAATTGGATTGA